The Manis javanica isolate MJ-LG chromosome 2, MJ_LKY, whole genome shotgun sequence genome contains a region encoding:
- the LOC140845570 gene encoding NUT family member 2G-like, which produces MGTVPRTGRGCTDIPISNAGLPVAMSTCVLIRAPVAMGSESLASVEGTVNLGTFVSSFTVLPSAPPVLGPPHWTPWQQHPPNLLGPVLPPGSTLVLPAFPSTLLVAGQASCGPGWPGAGNVTAHVWPEQRPVQAPQPQTFVVTQAPLHGSTPGALCGGAVCPVPQFLAASGVKTILPAPPAWSTQASDGGWSLHRPPRAAVPAAQLASGELPAMARPRPPGAARNSGAACSQPTASPGNACHRTSMNEKFRRWQHCTRLARRHLPQSPDAGALSCFLIPVLRTLALRNPTMTLEEGLQRGVQEWHCLSKSERSIYYEMAGRFMEFEAEEARQCQNAQWMKAAQGVPPPAPLRPVNRAPSAPERGQKRARIREKPGAAAQPATAQPPRCRRSPHTKAPPEINLEAVAEALEIMEGLLGPSGSAQGLPGRERGEDSSKPPQGEEGVYPDPGLLTYINELCAQGDFLNKADAVLHPRFLAELPCPEAELDLVALAEELEQEEGLSLAQLEEKRLLELKQEEGVQAPPSHGTPRLDSRPSGSEAGHGPQLGASDQACPPEAGCGQRQAHSRGDAGVSRPEAFAASSGRQEPPPLKAGWRPPVPQARSAPRARELLEAGSRPRVPAPRQRPRPRPPTPRREDAAATPPPRRAGLAAADPRPAARPLAPPRALVRSPSGPPQGTLGAVGAAGPRARGPLPGRVARVRATREAKREAAAGRTRLQGPGASEPGLLSAACGLRSPSPHPALGGPRTAGWLPRSRPVSQASRAAGCLPRFAPRPRVQGRPSRETGGSFPPDLMDTFPVPGPQGTVNLGTFVSSFTVLPSAPPVLGPPHWTPWQQHPPNLLGPVLPPGSTLVLPAFPSTPLVAGQASCGPGWPGAGNVTAHVWPEQRPVQAPQPQTFVVTQAPLHGSTPGALCGGAVCPVPQFLAGPRE; this is translated from the exons ATGGGCACAGTGCCCCGAACAGGCCGCGGCTGCACGGACATCCCCATTTCAAACGCAGGGCTGCCCGTGGCCATGAGTACCTGTGTGCTCATCAGAGCACCTGTTGCCATGGGTTCAGAAAGCCTAGCCTCTGTGGAA GGAACCGTCAACCTTGGCACCTTCGTGTCGTCTTTCACAGTGCTGCCGTCAGCCCCTCCCGTCCTCGGCCCGCCACACTGGACCCCCTGGCAGCAGCACCCACCGAACCTCCTGGGCCCAGTGTTGCCCCCAGGAAGCAccctggtgctgccggctttcccCAGCACGCTGTTGGTGGCAGGACAGgccagctgtggcccaggctggcctggggccggCAACGTCACTGCGCACGTCTGGCCGGAACAGAGGCCCGTGcaggctccccagcctcagacctTTGTCGTGACTCAGGCGCCTctccatgggagcactcctggggCCCTCTGTGggggtgctgtgtgtcctgtgccccAGTTCCTGGCGGCCTCGGGAGTGAAGACCATCCTGCCcgcccctcctgcctggagcacccAGGCTAGCGATGGAGGCTGGTCCCTGCACCGTCCACCTCGAGCTGCagtgccagctgcccagctggcctcCGGCGAGCTCCCAGCGATGGCCAGGCCTCGTCCACCTGGGGCTGCTAGGAACAGCGGCGCGGCCTGCTCGCAGCCCACCGCCTCGCCCGGGAACGCCTGCCACCGCACCAGCATGAACGAAAAGTTCCGGCGCTGGCAGCACTGCACGCGCCTGGCCCGCAGGCACCTGCCCCAGAGTCCCGATGCGGGGGCACTGTCCTGCTTCCTCAT CCCCGTGCTTCGGACCCTGGCCCTCCGGAACCCCACCATGACCCTGGAGGAGGGCCTTCAGCGGGGCGTGCAGGAGTGGCATTGTCTAAGCAAGTCAGAGCGCAGCATCTACTATGAGATGGCGGGAAG GTTCATGGAGTTCGAGGCCGAGGAGGCGAGGCAATGTCAGAACGCACAGTGGATGAAGGCGGCACAGGGCGTGCCTCCTCCAGCACCCCTCAGGCCTGTTAATCGGGCGCCCTCAGCCCCAGAGCGGGGCCAGAAGCGAG CACGCATCCGCGAGAAGCCCGGCGCCGCGGCCCAGCCCGCCACCGCCCAGCCACCGCGATGCCGGCGGAGCCCGCACACCAAGGCGCCGCCGGAGATCAACCTCGAGGCCGTGGCAGAGGCCCTGGAGATCATGGAGGGGCTTCTGGGTCCCAGCGGCTCAGCTCAGGGGCTGCCCGGCAGAGAACGTGGGGAGGATAGCTCCAAGccgccacagggagaggagggcgTCTATCCAGACCCGGGTCTCCTGACCTACATCAATGAGCTTTGTGCCCAGGGAGACTTTCTCAACAAG GCGGACGCAGTGCTGCACCCACGCTTCCTGGCGGAGTTGCCCTGCCCGGAGGCCGAGCTGGATCTCGTGGCCCTCgctgaggagctggagcaggaggaaggactgtccttggcacag CTGGAGGAGAAGCGACTCCTGGAACTGAAGCAGGAGGAGGGTGTGCAGGCCCCCCCGAGTCACGGCACACCCCGACTGGACTCAAGGCCTTCTGGGTCTGAGGCCGGCCACGGCCCCCAGCTAGGGGCCAGCGACCAAGCCTGCCCACCAGAGGCTGGTTGCGGGCAGCGCCAGGCGCACAGCCGAGGAGATGCTGGCGTGTCCAGGCCCGAAGCCTTCGCTGCCTCTTCAGGACGCCAGGAGCCCCCTCCCCTGAAGGCTGGCTGGCGGCCCCCTGTCCCCCAGGCTCG CTCCGCGCCGAGAGCCCGCGAGCTGCTGGAGGCCGGCAGCCGCCCGCGCGTCCCCGCCCCCAGGCagcggccccggccccgcccaccCACCCCCCGCCGCGAGGACGCGGCGGCCACGCCCCCTCCCCGCAGGGCGGGGCTAGCCGCCGCGGACCCCCGACCGGCCGCTCGGCCGttggccccgccccgcgcgctcGTGCGCAGCCCGAGCGGTCCGCCGCAAGGGACCCTGGGAGCCGTTGGAGCCGCTGGTCCGCGCGCCCGGGGCCCGCTCCCTGGGCGTGTGGCGCGCGTGCGCGCGACGCGCGAGGCGAAGCGGGAGGCCGCGGCTGGCAGGACCCGGCTTCAGGGTCCCGGGGCCTCGGAGCCGGGCCTCCTTTCCGCCGCCTGTGGACTGCGCAGCCCCAGCCCGCACCCTGCGCTCGGCGGCCCGCGCACCGCGGGCTGGCTGCCTCGCAGCCGTCCTGTCTCACAGGCCTCACGGGCAGCGGGCTGCCTCCCTAGGTTCGCGCCCCGCCCCCGAGTCCAGGGGCGGCCCTCCCGAGAGACTGGCGGGAGCTTCCCGCCAGACCTCATGGATA CGTTTCCGGTGCCGGGCCCGCAGGGAACCGTCAACCTTGGCACCTTCGTGTCGTCTTTCACAGTGCTGCCGTCAGCCCCTCCCGTCCTCGGCCCGCCACACTGGACCCCCTGGCAGCAGCACCCACCGAACCTCCTGGGCCCAGTGTTGCCCCCAGGAAGCAccctggtgctgccggctttcccCAGCACGCCGTTGGTGGCAGGACAGGCCAGCTGTGGCCCAGGGTGGCCTGGGGCCGGCAACGTCACTGCGCACGTCTGGCCGGAACAGAGGCCCGTGcaggctccccagcctcagacctTTGTCGTGACTCAGGCGCCTctccatgggagcactcctggggCCCTCTGTGggggtgctgtgtgtcctgtgccccAGTTCCTGGCGGGCCCTCGGGAGTGA
- the LOC140845574 gene encoding NUT family member 2G-like produces MGTVPRTGRGCTDIPISNAGLPVAMSTCVLIRAPVAMGSESLASVEGTVNLGTFVSSFTVLPSAPPVLGPPHWTPWQQHPPNLLGPVLPPGSTLVLPAFPSTLLVAGQASCGPGWPGAGNVTAHVWPEQRPVQAPQPQTFVVTQAPLHGSTPGALCGGAVCPVPQFLAASGVKTILPAPPAWSTQASDGGWSLHRPPRAAVPAAQLASGELPAMARPRPPGAARNSGAACSQPTASPGNACHRTSMNEKFRRWQHCTRLARRHLPQSPDAGALSCFLIPVLRTLALRNPTMTLEEGLQRGVQEWHCLSKSERSIYYEMAGRFMEFEAEEARQCQNAQWMKAAQGVPPPAPLRPVNRAPSAPERGQKRARIREKPGAAAQPATAQPPRCRRSPHTKAPPEINLEAVAEALEIMEGLLGPSGSAQGLPGRERGEDSSKPPQGEEGVYPDPGLLTYINELCAQGDFLNKADAVLHPRFLAELPCPEAELDLVALAEELEQEEGLSLAQLEEKRLLELKQEEGVQAPPSHGTPRLDSRPSGSEAGHGPQLGASDQACPPEAGCGQRQAHSRGDAGVSRPEAFAASSGRQEPPPLKAGWRPPVPQARSAPRARELLEAGSRPRVPAPRQRPRPRPPTPRREDAAATPPPRRAGLAAADPRPAARPLAPPRALVRSPSGPPQGTLGAVGAAGPRARGPLPGRVARVRATREAKREAAAGRTRLQGPGASEPGLLSAACGLRSPSPHPALGGPRTAGWLPRSRPVSQASRAAGCLPRFAPRPRVQGRPSRETGGSFPPDLMDSFPLSTPPGGGVAGTPSSVSMAPLTWIHTGQGAN; encoded by the exons ATGGGCACAGTGCCCCGAACAGGCCGCGGCTGCACGGACATCCCCATTTCAAACGCAGGGCTGCCCGTGGCCATGAGTACCTGTGTGCTCATCAGAGCACCTGTTGCCATGGGTTCAGAAAGCCTAGCCTCTGTGGAA GGAACCGTCAACCTTGGCACCTTCGTGTCGTCTTTCACAGTGCTGCCGTCAGCCCCTCCCGTCCTCGGCCCGCCACACTGGACCCCCTGGCAGCAGCACCCACCGAACCTCCTGGGCCCAGTGTTGCCCCCAGGAAGCAccctggtgctgccggctttcccCAGCACGCTGTTGGTGGCAGGACAGgccagctgtggcccaggctggcctggggccggCAACGTCACTGCGCACGTCTGGCCGGAACAGAGGCCCGTGcaggctccccagcctcagacctTTGTCGTGACTCAGGCGCCTctccatgggagcactcctggggCCCTCTGTGggggtgctgtgtgtcctgtgccccAGTTCCTGGCGGCCTCGGGAGTGAAGACCATCCTGCCcgcccctcctgcctggagcacccAGGCTAGCGATGGAGGCTGGTCCCTGCACCGTCCACCTCGAGCTGCagtgccagctgcccagctggcctcCGGCGAGCTCCCAGCGATGGCCAGGCCTCGTCCACCTGGGGCTGCTAGGAACAGCGGCGCGGCCTGCTCGCAGCCCACCGCCTCGCCCGGGAACGCCTGCCACCGCACCAGCATGAACGAAAAGTTCCGGCGCTGGCAGCACTGCACGCGCCTGGCCCGCAGGCACCTGCCCCAGAGTCCCGATGCGGGGGCACTGTCCTGCTTCCTCAT CCCCGTGCTTCGGACCCTGGCCCTCCGGAACCCCACCATGACCCTGGAGGAGGGCCTTCAGCGGGGCGTGCAGGAGTGGCATTGTCTAAGCAAGTCAGAGCGCAGCATCTACTATGAGATGGCGGGAAG GTTCATGGAGTTCGAGGCCGAGGAGGCGAGGCAATGTCAGAACGCACAGTGGATGAAGGCGGCACAGGGCGTGCCTCCTCCAGCACCCCTCAGGCCTGTTAATCGGGCGCCCTCAGCCCCAGAGCGGGGCCAGAAGCGAG CACGCATCCGCGAGAAGCCCGGCGCCGCGGCCCAGCCCGCCACCGCCCAGCCACCGCGATGCCGGCGGAGCCCGCACACCAAGGCGCCGCCGGAGATCAACCTCGAGGCCGTGGCAGAGGCCCTGGAGATCATGGAGGGGCTTCTGGGTCCCAGCGGCTCAGCTCAGGGGCTGCCCGGCAGAGAACGTGGGGAGGATAGCTCCAAGccgccacagggagaggagggcgTCTATCCAGACCCGGGTCTCCTGACCTACATCAATGAGCTTTGTGCCCAGGGAGACTTTCTCAACAAG GCGGACGCAGTGCTGCACCCACGCTTCCTGGCGGAGTTGCCCTGCCCGGAGGCCGAGCTGGATCTCGTGGCCCTCgctgaggagctggagcaggaggaaggactgtccttggcacag CTGGAGGAGAAGCGACTCCTGGAACTGAAGCAGGAGGAGGGTGTGCAGGCCCCCCCGAGTCACGGCACACCCCGACTGGACTCAAGGCCTTCTGGGTCTGAGGCCGGCCACGGCCCCCAGCTAGGGGCCAGCGACCAAGCCTGCCCACCAGAGGCTGGTTGCGGGCAGCGCCAGGCGCACAGCCGAGGAGATGCTGGCGTGTCCAGGCCCGAAGCCTTCGCTGCCTCTTCAGGACGCCAGGAGCCCCCTCCCCTGAAGGCTGGCTGGCGGCCCCCTGTCCCCCAGGCTCG CTCCGCGCCGAGAGCCCGCGAGCTGCTGGAGGCCGGCAGCCGCCCGCGCGTCCCCGCCCCCAGGCagcggccccggccccgcccaccCACCCCCCGCCGCGAGGACGCGGCGGCCACGCCCCCTCCCCGCAGGGCGGGGCTAGCCGCCGCGGACCCCCGACCGGCCGCTCGGCCGttggccccgccccgcgcgctcGTGCGCAGCCCGAGCGGTCCGCCGCAAGGGACCCTGGGAGCCGTTGGAGCCGCTGGTCCGCGCGCCCGGGGCCCGCTCCCTGGGCGTGTGGCGCGCGTGCGCGCGACGCGCGAGGCGAAGCGGGAGGCCGCGGCTGGCAGGACCCGGCTTCAGGGTCCCGGGGCCTCGGAGCCGGGCCTCCTTTCCGCCGCCTGTGGACTGCGCAGCCCCAGCCCGCACCCTGCGCTCGGCGGCCCGCGCACCGCGGGCTGGCTGCCTCGCAGCCGTCCTGTCTCACAGGCCTCACGGGCAGCGGGCTGCCTCCCTAGGTTCGCGCCCCGCCCCCGAGTCCAGGGGCGGCCCTCCCGAGAGACTGGCGGGAGCTTCCCGCCAGACCTCATGGATA GTTTCCCCCTGAGCACGCCTCCGGGTGGAGGGGTGGCAGGCACACCCTCCTCCGTGAGCATGGCGCCTCTGACCTGGATCCACACGGGCCAAGGGGCCAACTGA